In a single window of the Hippoglossus hippoglossus isolate fHipHip1 chromosome 7, fHipHip1.pri, whole genome shotgun sequence genome:
- the LOC117765015 gene encoding mucin-2-like translates to TTTTPTTTTTTPTTTTTTTTPTTTTTTPTTTTTTTTPTTTTSTPTPTIPTTTTTTPTTTTTTPTTTTTTTTPTTTTTTPTTATTTTTTNPTPSTTTTTPTTTTTTPTTTTTTTTTTTTTPTTATTTPTTTTPTTTPTTTTTTPSTTTTTPTTTTTTPTTTTPTTTPTTTTTTPTPTTTTTTPTTTTPTTTTTTPTTTTTTPTTTTTTPTTTTPTTTTTTPTTTTTPTTTATTLTTTTTTPTTTTTTPTTTTPTTTTTPTTTTPTTTPTTTTTTPTTTTTTPTTTTPTTTTTTPTTTTTTTTTTTPTTTTTTPTTTTTTPTTTTTPTTTTTTPTTTATTLTTTTTTPTTTTTTPTTTTTTPTTTTTTPTTTTTPPTTTTTTPTTTTTTPTTTTTTPTTTTTTPTTTTTTTTTTTPTTTTTTPTTTTTTPTTTTTPTTTTTTPTTTTTTPTTTTTTTTTTTTTPTTTTTTPTTTTPTTTPTTTTTTPSTTTTTPTTTTTTPTTTTPTTTPTTTTTTPTTTTTTPTTTTTTPATTTTPTTTTTNPTTTTTTPTTTTPTTTPTTTTTTPTTTTTTPTPTTPTTTTTTPTTTTTTTTPTTTTTTTIPTTTTTTPTTATTPTTTTTTPTTSTTTPTTTTTTPTTTTTPTTTTTTPTTTTTTPTTTTTTPATATTPTTTTPTTTTTTTTPTTTTTTPTTTTTTPTTTTTTPTTTTTTPTTTTPTTTTTTPTTTTTTPTTTTTTTTPTTTTTTPTTTTTTTTPTTTTSTPTPTIPTTTTTTPTTTTTTTTPTTTTTTPTTATTTTTTNPTPSTTT, encoded by the exons acaacaactactccaactaccactaccacaaccccaactaccactaccacaacaactactccaactaccactaccacaaccccaactaccactaccacaacaactactccaactaccacaacatctactccaactccaactattccaactaccacaacaactactccaactaccactaccacaaccccaactaccactaccacaacaactactccaactaccacaacaaccactccaactacagcaactactaccactaccactaacCCAACCCCatctaccactaccacaactccaactaccacaacaactactccaactaccacaacaactactacaactactacaacaactactccaactaccgcaacaactactccaactacaactactccaacaactactccaactactacaacaactactccaagtactacaacaactactccaactaccacaacaactactccaactacaactactccaacaactactccaactaccacaacaactactccaactccaactaccacaacaactactccaactacaactactccaactaccacaacaactactccaactaccactaccacaaccccaactaccacaaccacaaccccaactaccacaaccccaactaccactaccacaactccaacgaccacaactactccaacgACAACAGCAACTACTCtaactaccactaccacaaccccaactaccacaaccacaaccccaactaccacaaccccaa caactaccacaaccccaactaccactaccccaacaactactccaactaccactaccacaaccccaactaccacaacaactactccaactacaactactccaactactacaacaactactccaactaccacaacaactactacaactacaactactccaactaccacaacaactactccaactaccactaccacaactccaacgaccacaactactccaacgaccacaaccacaactccaacgACCACAGCAACTACTCtaactaccactaccacaaccccaactaccactaccacaactccaactaccacaacaactactccaactaccacaacaactactccaactaccactaccacacccccaactaccactaccacaactccaactaccacaacaactactccaactaccacaacaactactccaactactacaacaactactccaactaccacaacaactactacaactacaactactccaactaccacaacaactactccaactaccactaccacaactccaacgaccacaactactccaacgaccacaaccacaactccaactaccacaacaactactccaactaccacaacaactactacaactactacaacaactactccaactaccacaacaactactccaactacaactactccaacaactactccaactactacaacaactactccaagtactacaacaactactccaactaccacaacaactactccaactacaactactccaacaactactccaactactacaacaactactccaactaccacaacaactactccaactaccacaacaaccactccagctacaacaactactccaactaccactaccacaaacccaactaccacaacaactactccaactacaactactccaacaactactccaactactacaacaactactccaactaccacaacaactactccaactccaactactccaactaccacaacaactactccaactaccactaccactaccacaaccccaactaccactaccacaacaactattccaactaccacaacaaccacTCCAACTACAGCAACTACTCCgactaccactaccacaaccccaactacctctaccacaactccaactaccacaacaactactccaactaccacaactactccaactactacaacaactactccaactactacaacaactactccaactaccacaacaaccacTCCAGCTACagcaactactccaactaccacaaccccaactaccactaccacaacaactactccaactaccactacgacaaccccaactaccacaacaactactccaacaactacaacaactactccaactaccacaacaactactccaactacaactactccaactaccacaacaactactccaactaccactaccacaaccccaactaccactaccacaacaactactccaactaccactaccacaaccccaactaccactaccacaacaactactccaactaccacaacatctactccaactccaactattccaactaccactaccacaaccccaactaccactaccacaacaactactccaactaccacaacaaccactccaactacagcaactactaccactaccactaacCCAACCCCatctaccactacc